Proteins encoded within one genomic window of Ovis aries strain OAR_USU_Benz2616 breed Rambouillet chromosome 1, ARS-UI_Ramb_v3.0, whole genome shotgun sequence:
- the SERBP1 gene encoding SERPINE1 mRNA-binding protein 1 isoform X1, translating into MPGHLQEGFGCVVTNRFDQLFDDESDPFEVLKAAENKKKEAGGGGVGGPGAKSAAQAAAQTNSNAAGKQLRKESQKDRKNPLPPSVGVVDKKEETQPPVALKKEGIRRVGRRPDQQLQGEGKIIDRRPERRPPRERRFEKPLEEKGEGGEFSVDRPIIDRPIRGRGGLGRGRGGRGRGMGRGDGFDSRGKREFDRHSGSDRSSFSHYSGLKHEDKRGGSGSHNWGTVKDELTESPKYIQKQISYNCSDLEQSNVTEETPEGEEHPVADTENKENEVEEVKEEGPKEMTLDEWKAIQNKDRAKVEFNIRKPNEGADGQWKKGFVLHKSKSEEAHAEDSVMDHHFRKPANDITSQLEINFGDLGRPGRGGRGGRGGRGRGGRPNRGIRTDKSSASAPDVDDPEAFPALA; encoded by the exons ATGCCTGGGCACTTACAGGAAGGCTTCGGCTGCGTGGTCACCAACCGATTCGACCAGTTATTTGACGACGAATCGGATCCCTTCGAGGTGTTGAAGGCAGCagagaacaagaaaaaagaagCCGGCGGGGGCGGCGTTGGGGGCCCTGGGGCCAAGAGCGCAGCTCAGGCCGCAGCTCAGACCAACTCCAATGCGGCGGGCAAACAGCTGCGTAAAGAGTCCCAGAAAGACCGCAAGAACCCGCTGCCCCCCAGCGTCGGCGTGGTTGACAAGAAGGAGGAGACGCAGCCGCCTGTGGCGCTTAAGAAAGAAG GAATAAGACGTGTTGGAAGAAGACCTGATCAACAACTTCAGGGTGAAGGGAAGATAATTGATAGGAGACCAGAAAGGCGACCACCTCGTGAAAGAAGATTCGAAAAGCCACTTGAAGaaaagggtgaaggaggagaatttTCCGTTGATAG ACCGATTATTGACCGGCCTATCCGAGGCCGTGGTGGTCTTGGAAGAGGTCGAGGAGGTCGTGGACGTGGAATGGGCCGGGGAGATGGCTTTGATTCTCGTGGCAAACGTGAATTTGATAGGCATAGTGGAAGTGATAGATC TTCTTTTTCACATTACAGTGGCCTGAAGCATGAGGACAAACGTGGAGGGAGCGGATCTCACAACTGGGGAACTGTCAAAGATGAATTAAC agAGTCCCCCAAATACATTCAGAAACAAATATCTTATAATTGCAGTGACTTGGAACAAtcaaatgtgactgaggaaacaCCTGAAGGTGAAGAACATCCAGTTGCGGACACTGAAAATAA GGAAAATGAAGTTGAAGAAGTAAAGGAAGAGGGTCCAAAAGAAATGACTTTGGATGAGTGGAAGGCTATTCAAAATAAGGACCGGGCAAAAGTAGAATTTAATATCCGAAAACCAAATGAAGGTGCTGATGGGCAGTGGAAGAAGGGATTTGTTCTTCATAAGTCAAAAAGTGAAGAG GCTCATGCTGAAGACTCAGTTATGGATCATCATTTCCGGAAGCCAGCAAATGATATAACATCTCAGCTGGAGATCAATTTTGGAGACCTTGGCCGCCCAGGACGTGGTGGCAGGGGAGGACGAGGTGGGCGTGGGCGTGGCGGACGTCCAAACCGTGGCATCAGGACTGACAAG tcaagTGCTTCTGCTCCTGATGTGGATGACCCAGAGGCATTCCCAGCTCTGGCTTAA
- the SERBP1 gene encoding SERPINE1 mRNA-binding protein 1 isoform X4: MPGHLQEGFGCVVTNRFDQLFDDESDPFEVLKAAENKKKEAGGGGVGGPGAKSAAQAAAQTNSNAAGKQLRKESQKDRKNPLPPSVGVVDKKEETQPPVALKKEGIRRVGRRPDQQLQGEGKIIDRRPERRPPRERRFEKPLEEKGEGGEFSVDRPIIDRPIRGRGGLGRGRGGRGRGMGRGDGFDSRGKREFDRHSGSDRSGLKHEDKRGGSGSHNWGTVKDELTDLEQSNVTEETPEGEEHPVADTENKENEVEEVKEEGPKEMTLDEWKAIQNKDRAKVEFNIRKPNEGADGQWKKGFVLHKSKSEEAHAEDSVMDHHFRKPANDITSQLEINFGDLGRPGRGGRGGRGGRGRGGRPNRGIRTDKSSASAPDVDDPEAFPALA; the protein is encoded by the exons ATGCCTGGGCACTTACAGGAAGGCTTCGGCTGCGTGGTCACCAACCGATTCGACCAGTTATTTGACGACGAATCGGATCCCTTCGAGGTGTTGAAGGCAGCagagaacaagaaaaaagaagCCGGCGGGGGCGGCGTTGGGGGCCCTGGGGCCAAGAGCGCAGCTCAGGCCGCAGCTCAGACCAACTCCAATGCGGCGGGCAAACAGCTGCGTAAAGAGTCCCAGAAAGACCGCAAGAACCCGCTGCCCCCCAGCGTCGGCGTGGTTGACAAGAAGGAGGAGACGCAGCCGCCTGTGGCGCTTAAGAAAGAAG GAATAAGACGTGTTGGAAGAAGACCTGATCAACAACTTCAGGGTGAAGGGAAGATAATTGATAGGAGACCAGAAAGGCGACCACCTCGTGAAAGAAGATTCGAAAAGCCACTTGAAGaaaagggtgaaggaggagaatttTCCGTTGATAG ACCGATTATTGACCGGCCTATCCGAGGCCGTGGTGGTCTTGGAAGAGGTCGAGGAGGTCGTGGACGTGGAATGGGCCGGGGAGATGGCTTTGATTCTCGTGGCAAACGTGAATTTGATAGGCATAGTGGAAGTGATAGATC TGGCCTGAAGCATGAGGACAAACGTGGAGGGAGCGGATCTCACAACTGGGGAACTGTCAAAGATGAATTAAC TGACTTGGAACAAtcaaatgtgactgaggaaacaCCTGAAGGTGAAGAACATCCAGTTGCGGACACTGAAAATAA GGAAAATGAAGTTGAAGAAGTAAAGGAAGAGGGTCCAAAAGAAATGACTTTGGATGAGTGGAAGGCTATTCAAAATAAGGACCGGGCAAAAGTAGAATTTAATATCCGAAAACCAAATGAAGGTGCTGATGGGCAGTGGAAGAAGGGATTTGTTCTTCATAAGTCAAAAAGTGAAGAG GCTCATGCTGAAGACTCAGTTATGGATCATCATTTCCGGAAGCCAGCAAATGATATAACATCTCAGCTGGAGATCAATTTTGGAGACCTTGGCCGCCCAGGACGTGGTGGCAGGGGAGGACGAGGTGGGCGTGGGCGTGGCGGACGTCCAAACCGTGGCATCAGGACTGACAAG tcaagTGCTTCTGCTCCTGATGTGGATGACCCAGAGGCATTCCCAGCTCTGGCTTAA
- the SERBP1 gene encoding SERPINE1 mRNA-binding protein 1 isoform X3, translating to MPGHLQEGFGCVVTNRFDQLFDDESDPFEVLKAAENKKKEAGGGGVGGPGAKSAAQAAAQTNSNAAGKQLRKESQKDRKNPLPPSVGVVDKKEETQPPVALKKEGIRRVGRRPDQQLQGEGKIIDRRPERRPPRERRFEKPLEEKGEGGEFSVDRPIIDRPIRGRGGLGRGRGGRGRGMGRGDGFDSRGKREFDRHSGSDRSSFSHYSGLKHEDKRGGSGSHNWGTVKDELTDLEQSNVTEETPEGEEHPVADTENKENEVEEVKEEGPKEMTLDEWKAIQNKDRAKVEFNIRKPNEGADGQWKKGFVLHKSKSEEAHAEDSVMDHHFRKPANDITSQLEINFGDLGRPGRGGRGGRGGRGRGGRPNRGIRTDKSSASAPDVDDPEAFPALA from the exons ATGCCTGGGCACTTACAGGAAGGCTTCGGCTGCGTGGTCACCAACCGATTCGACCAGTTATTTGACGACGAATCGGATCCCTTCGAGGTGTTGAAGGCAGCagagaacaagaaaaaagaagCCGGCGGGGGCGGCGTTGGGGGCCCTGGGGCCAAGAGCGCAGCTCAGGCCGCAGCTCAGACCAACTCCAATGCGGCGGGCAAACAGCTGCGTAAAGAGTCCCAGAAAGACCGCAAGAACCCGCTGCCCCCCAGCGTCGGCGTGGTTGACAAGAAGGAGGAGACGCAGCCGCCTGTGGCGCTTAAGAAAGAAG GAATAAGACGTGTTGGAAGAAGACCTGATCAACAACTTCAGGGTGAAGGGAAGATAATTGATAGGAGACCAGAAAGGCGACCACCTCGTGAAAGAAGATTCGAAAAGCCACTTGAAGaaaagggtgaaggaggagaatttTCCGTTGATAG ACCGATTATTGACCGGCCTATCCGAGGCCGTGGTGGTCTTGGAAGAGGTCGAGGAGGTCGTGGACGTGGAATGGGCCGGGGAGATGGCTTTGATTCTCGTGGCAAACGTGAATTTGATAGGCATAGTGGAAGTGATAGATC TTCTTTTTCACATTACAGTGGCCTGAAGCATGAGGACAAACGTGGAGGGAGCGGATCTCACAACTGGGGAACTGTCAAAGATGAATTAAC TGACTTGGAACAAtcaaatgtgactgaggaaacaCCTGAAGGTGAAGAACATCCAGTTGCGGACACTGAAAATAA GGAAAATGAAGTTGAAGAAGTAAAGGAAGAGGGTCCAAAAGAAATGACTTTGGATGAGTGGAAGGCTATTCAAAATAAGGACCGGGCAAAAGTAGAATTTAATATCCGAAAACCAAATGAAGGTGCTGATGGGCAGTGGAAGAAGGGATTTGTTCTTCATAAGTCAAAAAGTGAAGAG GCTCATGCTGAAGACTCAGTTATGGATCATCATTTCCGGAAGCCAGCAAATGATATAACATCTCAGCTGGAGATCAATTTTGGAGACCTTGGCCGCCCAGGACGTGGTGGCAGGGGAGGACGAGGTGGGCGTGGGCGTGGCGGACGTCCAAACCGTGGCATCAGGACTGACAAG tcaagTGCTTCTGCTCCTGATGTGGATGACCCAGAGGCATTCCCAGCTCTGGCTTAA
- the SERBP1 gene encoding SERPINE1 mRNA-binding protein 1 isoform X2 — protein sequence MPGHLQEGFGCVVTNRFDQLFDDESDPFEVLKAAENKKKEAGGGGVGGPGAKSAAQAAAQTNSNAAGKQLRKESQKDRKNPLPPSVGVVDKKEETQPPVALKKEGIRRVGRRPDQQLQGEGKIIDRRPERRPPRERRFEKPLEEKGEGGEFSVDRPIIDRPIRGRGGLGRGRGGRGRGMGRGDGFDSRGKREFDRHSGSDRSGLKHEDKRGGSGSHNWGTVKDELTESPKYIQKQISYNCSDLEQSNVTEETPEGEEHPVADTENKENEVEEVKEEGPKEMTLDEWKAIQNKDRAKVEFNIRKPNEGADGQWKKGFVLHKSKSEEAHAEDSVMDHHFRKPANDITSQLEINFGDLGRPGRGGRGGRGGRGRGGRPNRGIRTDKSSASAPDVDDPEAFPALA from the exons ATGCCTGGGCACTTACAGGAAGGCTTCGGCTGCGTGGTCACCAACCGATTCGACCAGTTATTTGACGACGAATCGGATCCCTTCGAGGTGTTGAAGGCAGCagagaacaagaaaaaagaagCCGGCGGGGGCGGCGTTGGGGGCCCTGGGGCCAAGAGCGCAGCTCAGGCCGCAGCTCAGACCAACTCCAATGCGGCGGGCAAACAGCTGCGTAAAGAGTCCCAGAAAGACCGCAAGAACCCGCTGCCCCCCAGCGTCGGCGTGGTTGACAAGAAGGAGGAGACGCAGCCGCCTGTGGCGCTTAAGAAAGAAG GAATAAGACGTGTTGGAAGAAGACCTGATCAACAACTTCAGGGTGAAGGGAAGATAATTGATAGGAGACCAGAAAGGCGACCACCTCGTGAAAGAAGATTCGAAAAGCCACTTGAAGaaaagggtgaaggaggagaatttTCCGTTGATAG ACCGATTATTGACCGGCCTATCCGAGGCCGTGGTGGTCTTGGAAGAGGTCGAGGAGGTCGTGGACGTGGAATGGGCCGGGGAGATGGCTTTGATTCTCGTGGCAAACGTGAATTTGATAGGCATAGTGGAAGTGATAGATC TGGCCTGAAGCATGAGGACAAACGTGGAGGGAGCGGATCTCACAACTGGGGAACTGTCAAAGATGAATTAAC agAGTCCCCCAAATACATTCAGAAACAAATATCTTATAATTGCAGTGACTTGGAACAAtcaaatgtgactgaggaaacaCCTGAAGGTGAAGAACATCCAGTTGCGGACACTGAAAATAA GGAAAATGAAGTTGAAGAAGTAAAGGAAGAGGGTCCAAAAGAAATGACTTTGGATGAGTGGAAGGCTATTCAAAATAAGGACCGGGCAAAAGTAGAATTTAATATCCGAAAACCAAATGAAGGTGCTGATGGGCAGTGGAAGAAGGGATTTGTTCTTCATAAGTCAAAAAGTGAAGAG GCTCATGCTGAAGACTCAGTTATGGATCATCATTTCCGGAAGCCAGCAAATGATATAACATCTCAGCTGGAGATCAATTTTGGAGACCTTGGCCGCCCAGGACGTGGTGGCAGGGGAGGACGAGGTGGGCGTGGGCGTGGCGGACGTCCAAACCGTGGCATCAGGACTGACAAG tcaagTGCTTCTGCTCCTGATGTGGATGACCCAGAGGCATTCCCAGCTCTGGCTTAA